The following proteins are encoded in a genomic region of Sebastes fasciatus isolate fSebFas1 chromosome 12, fSebFas1.pri, whole genome shotgun sequence:
- the pou2f2b gene encoding POU domain, class 2, transcription factor 2 isoform X3, whose product MFVPLPVPFVFQRTAPDLNAWRLKSPLALRSNSDIRMSKPVEVEKVGADSPLEGTDSERNGPESNHQAHSMKVNPFSLSQTLSHTKHKMEECGEMSPALPMSHGPTPSQTALQHTQLMLTGSQLAGLTALLPAQQQLLLQQAQAQLLAAAVQQSSAAHAAHAAHAAAQANQQAQAAAAANQQAQQQQQAGQTGQQAQSQSQGQGQSTQEQTVQSVPVPPPPPQLTLSQPIQLTAQDIQQLLQLQQLVLVPGHSLPSPAQFLLPQAQQGQQGLLSTPNLISLPQQNQGSLLSASTRMGLQAQRDKNMEVGGVTTVPSANPHPEEPSDLEELEQFARTFKQRRIKLGFTQGDVGLAMGKLYGNDFSQTTISRFEALNLSFKNMCKLKPLLEKWLNDAETMSIDCTLPSPSSLSSPSMGFDGLPGRRRKKRTSIETNVRVALERAFMTNQKPTSEEILLIAEQLTMEKEVIRVWFCNRRQKEKRINPSSATPPLPSQPPTAQPTHKPPCYSPHMMSSQLSQAVTSLSTTVTMSPVCPMTSSLTSTHPSLSSAPSSVTPPPRSTASPATPCHSTLNLNTGLWRMGKKNGDVSNYITDFAANLRNTVMGVNTGMNQALLGNNPLATIQALAASGGQLPLSSLEAASKVMLGASAGQAGCLPSSLFLNHPAFLHMGQNPGTGLLSAAVAKASQASPFTSASSISPTPCSPSPCSSPASSCSSSEMAHSPPSLGGAKIE is encoded by the exons ATATCAGGATGTCAAAGCCAGTAGAGGTCGAGAAAGTCGGGGCCGACTCACCGCTAGAGGGCACAG ATTCAGAGCGGAATGGACCTGAATCAAATCACCAG gCTCATTCAATGAAAGTCAATCCCTTTTCCCTTTCACAAACCCTGAGCCACACcaag CATAAGATGGAGGAGTGTGGTGAGATGTCCCCGGCCCTTCCTATGTCTCACGGCCCGACCCCCTCACAGACGGCCCTGCAGCATACACAGCTCATGCTGACCGGCTCCCAGCTAGCAGGG TTGACAGCTCTGTTGCCagcgcagcagcagctgttgctGCAGCAGGCTCAGGCGCAGCTCCTGGCTGCAGCTGTGCAGCAGTCCAGTGCAGCCCACGCCGCTCACGCTGCCCACGCAGCCGCCCAAGCCAATCAGCAAGCTCAGGCAGCCGCAGCAGCAAATCAGCaagcccagcagcagcagcaggcgggACAAACAGGGCAGCAGGCCCAGTCGCAGTcccagggacagggacagagcACACAGGAACAGACAGTCCAGAGTGTCCCTGTCCCACCTCCTCCACCCCAGCTCACCCTCTCCCAGCCAATCCAGCTCACCGCCCAG GACATCCAGCAGTTGCTGCAGCTTCAGCAGTTGGTGTTGGTGCCCGGCCACTCGCTCCCGTCTCCTGCCCAGTTCCTCCTCCCACAGGCACAGCAGGGCCAGCAAG gaCTCCTATCGACACCAAATCTCATTTCGCTACCTCAGCAAAACCAAGGGAGCCTGCTGTCTGCTTCAACTAGAATGGGACTCCAAGCACAG CGAGATAAGAACATGGAGGTGGGCGGTGTGACCACAGTGCCCTCAGCGAACCCTCACCCCGAGGAGCCcagtgacctggaggagctggaACAGTTCGCCCGCACTTTCAAACAGAGACGCATCAAACTGGGCTTCACACAG GGAGACGTTGGTTTGGCCATGGGGAAGCTGTATGGCAATGACTTCAGTCAGACCACGATTTCCCGCTTTGAAGCCCTCAACCTGAGCTTTAAGAACATGTGCAAGCTGAAGCCACTGCTGGAGAAGTGGCTCAATGATGCAG AGACCATGTCCATAGACTGTACCCTGCCCAGCCCCAGCTCCCTGTCCTCTCCCTCTATGGGCTTCGACGGTCTTCCTGGTCGCCGCAGAAAGAAGAGAACCAGCATTGAGACGAATGTACGCGTGGCCCTGGAACGCGCATTCATGACG AACCAGAAGCCTACCTCAGAAGAGATCCTGCTGATCGCAGAGCAGCTCACCATGGAGAAGGAGGTGATCCGGGTCTGGTTCTGCAACCGCCGGCAGAAAGAGAAACGCATCAATCCCTCCAGTGCCACCCCTCCCCTGCCCAGCCAGCCCCCCACTGCCCAACCAACGCACAAACCGCCCTGCTACAGCCCTCACATG ATGTCCAGCCAGCTGTCACAGGCCGTGACCAGTCTCAGCACAACAGTGACCATGTCCCCCGTCTGCCCCATGACTTCCAGCCTCACCTCCACCCACCCCTCTCTCAGCTCCGCACCCTCCTCGGTGACTCCTCCTCCCCGCAGCACGGCCAGCCCAGCCACTCCCTGCCACAGCACACTCAACCTGAACACAGG CTTATGGCGTATGGGTAAAAAGAACGGTGACGTGTCTAACTACATCACCGATTTCGCTGCAAACTTGAG GAACACTGTGATGGGAGTTAACACAGGGATGAACCAAGCCCTCCTCGGTAACAATCCCCTGGCCACTATCCAag CCCTAGCAGCCAGTGGTGGCCAGCTGCCTCTTTCCAGTCTTGAGGCGGCCAGTAAGGTGATGCTGGGGGCCTCTGCGGGCCAGGCAGGgtgcctcccctcctccctcttcctcaaCCACCCCGCCTTCCTCCACATGGGCCAGAACCCCGGCACTGGACTGCTCAGCGCCGCAGTAGCCAAAGCCTCCCAGGCCTCCCCCTTCACCTCGGCCAGCAGCATCAGCCCCACCCCCTGCTCCCCCTCCCCCTGCTCAAGCCCcgcctcttcctgctcctccagCGAAATGGCACACAGCCCGCCCTCTCTGGGCGGGGCCAAGATTGAGTGA
- the pou2f2b gene encoding POU domain, class 2, transcription factor 2 isoform X6: protein MFVPLPVPFVFQRTAPDLNAWRLKSPLALRSNSDIRMSKPVEVEKVGADSPLEGTDSERNGPESNHQAHSMKVNPFSLSQTLSHTKHKMEECGEMSPALPMSHGPTPSQTALQHTQLMLTGSQLAGDIQQLLQLQQLVLVPGHSLPSPAQFLLPQAQQGQQGLLSTPNLISLPQQNQGSLLSASTRMGLQAQRDKNMEVGGVTTVPSANPHPEEPSDLEELEQFARTFKQRRIKLGFTQGDVGLAMGKLYGNDFSQTTISRFEALNLSFKNMCKLKPLLEKWLNDAETMSIDCTLPSPSSLSSPSMGFDGLPGRRRKKRTSIETNVRVALERAFMTNQKPTSEEILLIAEQLTMEKEVIRVWFCNRRQKEKRINPSSATPPLPSQPPTAQPTHKPPCYSPHMKSESDFLSLCQMSSQLSQAVTSLSTTVTMSPVCPMTSSLTSTHPSLSSAPSSVTPPPRSTASPATPCHSTLNLNTGLWRMGKKNGDVSNYITDFAANLRNTVMGVNTGMNQALLGNNPLATIQALAASGGQLPLSSLEAASKVMLGASAGQAGCLPSSLFLNHPAFLHMGQNPGTGLLSAAVAKASQASPFTSASSISPTPCSPSPCSSPASSCSSSEMAHSPPSLGGAKIE, encoded by the exons ATATCAGGATGTCAAAGCCAGTAGAGGTCGAGAAAGTCGGGGCCGACTCACCGCTAGAGGGCACAG ATTCAGAGCGGAATGGACCTGAATCAAATCACCAG gCTCATTCAATGAAAGTCAATCCCTTTTCCCTTTCACAAACCCTGAGCCACACcaag CATAAGATGGAGGAGTGTGGTGAGATGTCCCCGGCCCTTCCTATGTCTCACGGCCCGACCCCCTCACAGACGGCCCTGCAGCATACACAGCTCATGCTGACCGGCTCCCAGCTAGCAGGG GACATCCAGCAGTTGCTGCAGCTTCAGCAGTTGGTGTTGGTGCCCGGCCACTCGCTCCCGTCTCCTGCCCAGTTCCTCCTCCCACAGGCACAGCAGGGCCAGCAAG gaCTCCTATCGACACCAAATCTCATTTCGCTACCTCAGCAAAACCAAGGGAGCCTGCTGTCTGCTTCAACTAGAATGGGACTCCAAGCACAG CGAGATAAGAACATGGAGGTGGGCGGTGTGACCACAGTGCCCTCAGCGAACCCTCACCCCGAGGAGCCcagtgacctggaggagctggaACAGTTCGCCCGCACTTTCAAACAGAGACGCATCAAACTGGGCTTCACACAG GGAGACGTTGGTTTGGCCATGGGGAAGCTGTATGGCAATGACTTCAGTCAGACCACGATTTCCCGCTTTGAAGCCCTCAACCTGAGCTTTAAGAACATGTGCAAGCTGAAGCCACTGCTGGAGAAGTGGCTCAATGATGCAG AGACCATGTCCATAGACTGTACCCTGCCCAGCCCCAGCTCCCTGTCCTCTCCCTCTATGGGCTTCGACGGTCTTCCTGGTCGCCGCAGAAAGAAGAGAACCAGCATTGAGACGAATGTACGCGTGGCCCTGGAACGCGCATTCATGACG AACCAGAAGCCTACCTCAGAAGAGATCCTGCTGATCGCAGAGCAGCTCACCATGGAGAAGGAGGTGATCCGGGTCTGGTTCTGCAACCGCCGGCAGAAAGAGAAACGCATCAATCCCTCCAGTGCCACCCCTCCCCTGCCCAGCCAGCCCCCCACTGCCCAACCAACGCACAAACCGCCCTGCTACAGCCCTCACATG AAGTCTGAATCagactttctttctctctgccagATGTCCAGCCAGCTGTCACAGGCCGTGACCAGTCTCAGCACAACAGTGACCATGTCCCCCGTCTGCCCCATGACTTCCAGCCTCACCTCCACCCACCCCTCTCTCAGCTCCGCACCCTCCTCGGTGACTCCTCCTCCCCGCAGCACGGCCAGCCCAGCCACTCCCTGCCACAGCACACTCAACCTGAACACAGG CTTATGGCGTATGGGTAAAAAGAACGGTGACGTGTCTAACTACATCACCGATTTCGCTGCAAACTTGAG GAACACTGTGATGGGAGTTAACACAGGGATGAACCAAGCCCTCCTCGGTAACAATCCCCTGGCCACTATCCAag CCCTAGCAGCCAGTGGTGGCCAGCTGCCTCTTTCCAGTCTTGAGGCGGCCAGTAAGGTGATGCTGGGGGCCTCTGCGGGCCAGGCAGGgtgcctcccctcctccctcttcctcaaCCACCCCGCCTTCCTCCACATGGGCCAGAACCCCGGCACTGGACTGCTCAGCGCCGCAGTAGCCAAAGCCTCCCAGGCCTCCCCCTTCACCTCGGCCAGCAGCATCAGCCCCACCCCCTGCTCCCCCTCCCCCTGCTCAAGCCCcgcctcttcctgctcctccagCGAAATGGCACACAGCCCGCCCTCTCTGGGCGGGGCCAAGATTGAGTGA
- the pou2f2b gene encoding POU domain, class 2, transcription factor 2 isoform X8: MTKTAAIAAKDFFSMWLPDIRMSKPVEVEKVGADSPLEGTDSERNGPESNHQAHSMKVNPFSLSQTLSHTKHKMEECGEMSPALPMSHGPTPSQTALQHTQLMLTGSQLAGDIQQLLQLQQLVLVPGHSLPSPAQFLLPQAQQGQQGLLSTPNLISLPQQNQGSLLSASTRMGLQAQRDKNMEVGGVTTVPSANPHPEEPSDLEELEQFARTFKQRRIKLGFTQGDVGLAMGKLYGNDFSQTTISRFEALNLSFKNMCKLKPLLEKWLNDAETMSIDCTLPSPSSLSSPSMGFDGLPGRRRKKRTSIETNVRVALERAFMTNQKPTSEEILLIAEQLTMEKEVIRVWFCNRRQKEKRINPSSATPPLPSQPPTAQPTHKPPCYSPHMKSESDFLSLCQMSSQLSQAVTSLSTTVTMSPVCPMTSSLTSTHPSLSSAPSSVTPPPRSTASPATPCHSTLNLNTGLWRMGKKNGDVSNYITDFAANLRNTVMGVNTGMNQALLGNNPLATIQALAASGGQLPLSSLEAASKVMLGASAGQAGCLPSSLFLNHPAFLHMGQNPGTGLLSAAVAKASQASPFTSASSISPTPCSPSPCSSPASSCSSSEMAHSPPSLGGAKIE; the protein is encoded by the exons ATATCAGGATGTCAAAGCCAGTAGAGGTCGAGAAAGTCGGGGCCGACTCACCGCTAGAGGGCACAG ATTCAGAGCGGAATGGACCTGAATCAAATCACCAG gCTCATTCAATGAAAGTCAATCCCTTTTCCCTTTCACAAACCCTGAGCCACACcaag CATAAGATGGAGGAGTGTGGTGAGATGTCCCCGGCCCTTCCTATGTCTCACGGCCCGACCCCCTCACAGACGGCCCTGCAGCATACACAGCTCATGCTGACCGGCTCCCAGCTAGCAGGG GACATCCAGCAGTTGCTGCAGCTTCAGCAGTTGGTGTTGGTGCCCGGCCACTCGCTCCCGTCTCCTGCCCAGTTCCTCCTCCCACAGGCACAGCAGGGCCAGCAAG gaCTCCTATCGACACCAAATCTCATTTCGCTACCTCAGCAAAACCAAGGGAGCCTGCTGTCTGCTTCAACTAGAATGGGACTCCAAGCACAG CGAGATAAGAACATGGAGGTGGGCGGTGTGACCACAGTGCCCTCAGCGAACCCTCACCCCGAGGAGCCcagtgacctggaggagctggaACAGTTCGCCCGCACTTTCAAACAGAGACGCATCAAACTGGGCTTCACACAG GGAGACGTTGGTTTGGCCATGGGGAAGCTGTATGGCAATGACTTCAGTCAGACCACGATTTCCCGCTTTGAAGCCCTCAACCTGAGCTTTAAGAACATGTGCAAGCTGAAGCCACTGCTGGAGAAGTGGCTCAATGATGCAG AGACCATGTCCATAGACTGTACCCTGCCCAGCCCCAGCTCCCTGTCCTCTCCCTCTATGGGCTTCGACGGTCTTCCTGGTCGCCGCAGAAAGAAGAGAACCAGCATTGAGACGAATGTACGCGTGGCCCTGGAACGCGCATTCATGACG AACCAGAAGCCTACCTCAGAAGAGATCCTGCTGATCGCAGAGCAGCTCACCATGGAGAAGGAGGTGATCCGGGTCTGGTTCTGCAACCGCCGGCAGAAAGAGAAACGCATCAATCCCTCCAGTGCCACCCCTCCCCTGCCCAGCCAGCCCCCCACTGCCCAACCAACGCACAAACCGCCCTGCTACAGCCCTCACATG AAGTCTGAATCagactttctttctctctgccagATGTCCAGCCAGCTGTCACAGGCCGTGACCAGTCTCAGCACAACAGTGACCATGTCCCCCGTCTGCCCCATGACTTCCAGCCTCACCTCCACCCACCCCTCTCTCAGCTCCGCACCCTCCTCGGTGACTCCTCCTCCCCGCAGCACGGCCAGCCCAGCCACTCCCTGCCACAGCACACTCAACCTGAACACAGG CTTATGGCGTATGGGTAAAAAGAACGGTGACGTGTCTAACTACATCACCGATTTCGCTGCAAACTTGAG GAACACTGTGATGGGAGTTAACACAGGGATGAACCAAGCCCTCCTCGGTAACAATCCCCTGGCCACTATCCAag CCCTAGCAGCCAGTGGTGGCCAGCTGCCTCTTTCCAGTCTTGAGGCGGCCAGTAAGGTGATGCTGGGGGCCTCTGCGGGCCAGGCAGGgtgcctcccctcctccctcttcctcaaCCACCCCGCCTTCCTCCACATGGGCCAGAACCCCGGCACTGGACTGCTCAGCGCCGCAGTAGCCAAAGCCTCCCAGGCCTCCCCCTTCACCTCGGCCAGCAGCATCAGCCCCACCCCCTGCTCCCCCTCCCCCTGCTCAAGCCCcgcctcttcctgctcctccagCGAAATGGCACACAGCCCGCCCTCTCTGGGCGGGGCCAAGATTGAGTGA
- the pou2f2b gene encoding POU domain, class 2, transcription factor 2 isoform X9 produces MTKTAAIAAKDFFSMWLPDIRMSKPVEVEKVGADSPLEGTDSERNGPESNHQAHSMKVNPFSLSQTLSHTKHKMEECGEMSPALPMSHGPTPSQTALQHTQLMLTGSQLAGDIQQLLQLQQLVLVPGHSLPSPAQFLLPQAQQGQQGLLSTPNLISLPQQNQGSLLSASTRMGLQAQRDKNMEVGGVTTVPSANPHPEEPSDLEELEQFARTFKQRRIKLGFTQGDVGLAMGKLYGNDFSQTTISRFEALNLSFKNMCKLKPLLEKWLNDAETMSIDCTLPSPSSLSSPSMGFDGLPGRRRKKRTSIETNVRVALERAFMTNQKPTSEEILLIAEQLTMEKEVIRVWFCNRRQKEKRINPSSATPPLPSQPPTAQPTHKPPCYSPHMMSSQLSQAVTSLSTTVTMSPVCPMTSSLTSTHPSLSSAPSSVTPPPRSTASPATPCHSTLNLNTGLWRMGKKNGDVSNYITDFAANLRNTVMGVNTGMNQALLGNNPLATIQALAASGGQLPLSSLEAASKVMLGASAGQAGCLPSSLFLNHPAFLHMGQNPGTGLLSAAVAKASQASPFTSASSISPTPCSPSPCSSPASSCSSSEMAHSPPSLGGAKIE; encoded by the exons ATATCAGGATGTCAAAGCCAGTAGAGGTCGAGAAAGTCGGGGCCGACTCACCGCTAGAGGGCACAG ATTCAGAGCGGAATGGACCTGAATCAAATCACCAG gCTCATTCAATGAAAGTCAATCCCTTTTCCCTTTCACAAACCCTGAGCCACACcaag CATAAGATGGAGGAGTGTGGTGAGATGTCCCCGGCCCTTCCTATGTCTCACGGCCCGACCCCCTCACAGACGGCCCTGCAGCATACACAGCTCATGCTGACCGGCTCCCAGCTAGCAGGG GACATCCAGCAGTTGCTGCAGCTTCAGCAGTTGGTGTTGGTGCCCGGCCACTCGCTCCCGTCTCCTGCCCAGTTCCTCCTCCCACAGGCACAGCAGGGCCAGCAAG gaCTCCTATCGACACCAAATCTCATTTCGCTACCTCAGCAAAACCAAGGGAGCCTGCTGTCTGCTTCAACTAGAATGGGACTCCAAGCACAG CGAGATAAGAACATGGAGGTGGGCGGTGTGACCACAGTGCCCTCAGCGAACCCTCACCCCGAGGAGCCcagtgacctggaggagctggaACAGTTCGCCCGCACTTTCAAACAGAGACGCATCAAACTGGGCTTCACACAG GGAGACGTTGGTTTGGCCATGGGGAAGCTGTATGGCAATGACTTCAGTCAGACCACGATTTCCCGCTTTGAAGCCCTCAACCTGAGCTTTAAGAACATGTGCAAGCTGAAGCCACTGCTGGAGAAGTGGCTCAATGATGCAG AGACCATGTCCATAGACTGTACCCTGCCCAGCCCCAGCTCCCTGTCCTCTCCCTCTATGGGCTTCGACGGTCTTCCTGGTCGCCGCAGAAAGAAGAGAACCAGCATTGAGACGAATGTACGCGTGGCCCTGGAACGCGCATTCATGACG AACCAGAAGCCTACCTCAGAAGAGATCCTGCTGATCGCAGAGCAGCTCACCATGGAGAAGGAGGTGATCCGGGTCTGGTTCTGCAACCGCCGGCAGAAAGAGAAACGCATCAATCCCTCCAGTGCCACCCCTCCCCTGCCCAGCCAGCCCCCCACTGCCCAACCAACGCACAAACCGCCCTGCTACAGCCCTCACATG ATGTCCAGCCAGCTGTCACAGGCCGTGACCAGTCTCAGCACAACAGTGACCATGTCCCCCGTCTGCCCCATGACTTCCAGCCTCACCTCCACCCACCCCTCTCTCAGCTCCGCACCCTCCTCGGTGACTCCTCCTCCCCGCAGCACGGCCAGCCCAGCCACTCCCTGCCACAGCACACTCAACCTGAACACAGG CTTATGGCGTATGGGTAAAAAGAACGGTGACGTGTCTAACTACATCACCGATTTCGCTGCAAACTTGAG GAACACTGTGATGGGAGTTAACACAGGGATGAACCAAGCCCTCCTCGGTAACAATCCCCTGGCCACTATCCAag CCCTAGCAGCCAGTGGTGGCCAGCTGCCTCTTTCCAGTCTTGAGGCGGCCAGTAAGGTGATGCTGGGGGCCTCTGCGGGCCAGGCAGGgtgcctcccctcctccctcttcctcaaCCACCCCGCCTTCCTCCACATGGGCCAGAACCCCGGCACTGGACTGCTCAGCGCCGCAGTAGCCAAAGCCTCCCAGGCCTCCCCCTTCACCTCGGCCAGCAGCATCAGCCCCACCCCCTGCTCCCCCTCCCCCTGCTCAAGCCCcgcctcttcctgctcctccagCGAAATGGCACACAGCCCGCCCTCTCTGGGCGGGGCCAAGATTGAGTGA
- the pou2f2b gene encoding POU domain, class 2, transcription factor 2 isoform X1, translated as MFVPLPVPFVFQRTAPDLNAWRLKSPLALRSNSDIRMSKPVEVEKVGADSPLEGTDSERNGPESNHQAHSMKVNPFSLSQTLSHTKHKMEECGEMSPALPMSHGPTPSQTALQHTQLMLTGSQLAGLTALLPAQQQLLLQQAQAQLLAAAVQQSSAAHAAHAAHAAAQANQQAQAAAAANQQAQQQQQAGQTGQQAQSQSQGQGQSTQEQTVQSVPVPPPPPQLTLSQPIQLTAQDIQQLLQLQQLVLVPGHSLPSPAQFLLPQAQQGQQGLLSTPNLISLPQQNQGSLLSASTRMGLQAQRDKNMEVGGVTTVPSANPHPEEPSDLEELEQFARTFKQRRIKLGFTQGDVGLAMGKLYGNDFSQTTISRFEALNLSFKNMCKLKPLLEKWLNDAETMSIDCTLPSPSSLSSPSMGFDGLPGRRRKKRTSIETNVRVALERAFMTNQKPTSEEILLIAEQLTMEKEVIRVWFCNRRQKEKRINPSSATPPLPSQPPTAQPTHKPPCYSPHMKSESDFLSLCQMSSQLSQAVTSLSTTVTMSPVCPMTSSLTSTHPSLSSAPSSVTPPPRSTASPATPCHSTLNLNTGLWRMGKKNGDVSNYITDFAANLRNTVMGVNTGMNQALLGNNPLATIQALAASGGQLPLSSLEAASKVMLGASAGQAGCLPSSLFLNHPAFLHMGQNPGTGLLSAAVAKASQASPFTSASSISPTPCSPSPCSSPASSCSSSEMAHSPPSLGGAKIE; from the exons ATATCAGGATGTCAAAGCCAGTAGAGGTCGAGAAAGTCGGGGCCGACTCACCGCTAGAGGGCACAG ATTCAGAGCGGAATGGACCTGAATCAAATCACCAG gCTCATTCAATGAAAGTCAATCCCTTTTCCCTTTCACAAACCCTGAGCCACACcaag CATAAGATGGAGGAGTGTGGTGAGATGTCCCCGGCCCTTCCTATGTCTCACGGCCCGACCCCCTCACAGACGGCCCTGCAGCATACACAGCTCATGCTGACCGGCTCCCAGCTAGCAGGG TTGACAGCTCTGTTGCCagcgcagcagcagctgttgctGCAGCAGGCTCAGGCGCAGCTCCTGGCTGCAGCTGTGCAGCAGTCCAGTGCAGCCCACGCCGCTCACGCTGCCCACGCAGCCGCCCAAGCCAATCAGCAAGCTCAGGCAGCCGCAGCAGCAAATCAGCaagcccagcagcagcagcaggcgggACAAACAGGGCAGCAGGCCCAGTCGCAGTcccagggacagggacagagcACACAGGAACAGACAGTCCAGAGTGTCCCTGTCCCACCTCCTCCACCCCAGCTCACCCTCTCCCAGCCAATCCAGCTCACCGCCCAG GACATCCAGCAGTTGCTGCAGCTTCAGCAGTTGGTGTTGGTGCCCGGCCACTCGCTCCCGTCTCCTGCCCAGTTCCTCCTCCCACAGGCACAGCAGGGCCAGCAAG gaCTCCTATCGACACCAAATCTCATTTCGCTACCTCAGCAAAACCAAGGGAGCCTGCTGTCTGCTTCAACTAGAATGGGACTCCAAGCACAG CGAGATAAGAACATGGAGGTGGGCGGTGTGACCACAGTGCCCTCAGCGAACCCTCACCCCGAGGAGCCcagtgacctggaggagctggaACAGTTCGCCCGCACTTTCAAACAGAGACGCATCAAACTGGGCTTCACACAG GGAGACGTTGGTTTGGCCATGGGGAAGCTGTATGGCAATGACTTCAGTCAGACCACGATTTCCCGCTTTGAAGCCCTCAACCTGAGCTTTAAGAACATGTGCAAGCTGAAGCCACTGCTGGAGAAGTGGCTCAATGATGCAG AGACCATGTCCATAGACTGTACCCTGCCCAGCCCCAGCTCCCTGTCCTCTCCCTCTATGGGCTTCGACGGTCTTCCTGGTCGCCGCAGAAAGAAGAGAACCAGCATTGAGACGAATGTACGCGTGGCCCTGGAACGCGCATTCATGACG AACCAGAAGCCTACCTCAGAAGAGATCCTGCTGATCGCAGAGCAGCTCACCATGGAGAAGGAGGTGATCCGGGTCTGGTTCTGCAACCGCCGGCAGAAAGAGAAACGCATCAATCCCTCCAGTGCCACCCCTCCCCTGCCCAGCCAGCCCCCCACTGCCCAACCAACGCACAAACCGCCCTGCTACAGCCCTCACATG AAGTCTGAATCagactttctttctctctgccagATGTCCAGCCAGCTGTCACAGGCCGTGACCAGTCTCAGCACAACAGTGACCATGTCCCCCGTCTGCCCCATGACTTCCAGCCTCACCTCCACCCACCCCTCTCTCAGCTCCGCACCCTCCTCGGTGACTCCTCCTCCCCGCAGCACGGCCAGCCCAGCCACTCCCTGCCACAGCACACTCAACCTGAACACAGG CTTATGGCGTATGGGTAAAAAGAACGGTGACGTGTCTAACTACATCACCGATTTCGCTGCAAACTTGAG GAACACTGTGATGGGAGTTAACACAGGGATGAACCAAGCCCTCCTCGGTAACAATCCCCTGGCCACTATCCAag CCCTAGCAGCCAGTGGTGGCCAGCTGCCTCTTTCCAGTCTTGAGGCGGCCAGTAAGGTGATGCTGGGGGCCTCTGCGGGCCAGGCAGGgtgcctcccctcctccctcttcctcaaCCACCCCGCCTTCCTCCACATGGGCCAGAACCCCGGCACTGGACTGCTCAGCGCCGCAGTAGCCAAAGCCTCCCAGGCCTCCCCCTTCACCTCGGCCAGCAGCATCAGCCCCACCCCCTGCTCCCCCTCCCCCTGCTCAAGCCCcgcctcttcctgctcctccagCGAAATGGCACACAGCCCGCCCTCTCTGGGCGGGGCCAAGATTGAGTGA